Proteins encoded within one genomic window of Platichthys flesus chromosome 13, fPlaFle2.1, whole genome shotgun sequence:
- the fancb gene encoding Fanconi anemia group B protein, translated as METQRGEKLYRNPRIVSLCGKIILFDNKRASGKSNSGKSELISRCLSYDRGSNTFLDDGAAVISRKTSAQVDIVACKCALDLQRRVTTPCVVVCQRGERGDGFMYSLLTLCDSHRLESCFEFKLPYQIKGAASILQGPTVLWSHTGHVFYTSPQAGEVSQIPLQLSHSVFGELPLLRGQVFVLGLQNECDKPSGPTLGYFPQTGEAFDGAQILPHPYIGITRCILVLSAEKVDGALKSAVVAVTSHQQLVYFQSGVVKDTCHLPFQQPEDIQLVNCGRNGCLFVISFHQGHVCAIWKETLQIASQWSGVSSVHVDDFLGCGTDQILLVFKDESVTGQQLENVLITDLCGISYSHGQDAYGPKQSSPPPENNLLTLQALESRLQSGLTVLQELQGEVRVKDRVVHQAVQALADAVSGREAVLTQPEQEGLVALWDSDDESKDEASDDKMQDMPAVSPEPHVDKLWHRVAEDRIVVGVILTVDSALPVASVSLSILTETGQGSTPAVIQTQSQVLWLPTPCPSPSSSASTPPEPAAKRSKQHNAGTPNDLNTCRMAVTAVTRLIPLLNSGCVKCHVMLHYVQRRDASSSLSSPTPLVVHCGQVSLEIHGDFQTPLLKNPKFKTDEVKEDLLSLLTVLDRWVFHIDSPDHSLGDIDGWIRRRVGCERIEVSPQYLLINSSGPSALMLSRWSQITPFQGELSVHSSELQVLQFLDSLLAFLPASCSVRPVHGTRGQGAAQTFSLALEKEVVSLRDSVSLLLHDKEEEDDKRRRCRGHDETPPEPGSVEALQRCREAWQQDVERSRTRLSPLVDVGRYRKLTRSVLDVQLDGDLAALLEIQRTLLH; from the exons ATGGAGACACAACGCGGTGAAAAGCTGTATAGAAATCCCCGTATAGTTTCCCTCTGTGGGAAGATCATCTTATTTGATAACAAACGAGCTTCAGGCAAAAGCAACAGTGGGAAAAGTGAGTTAATATCCCGCTGCCTCTCATATGATCGGGGGAGCAACACGTTCCTGGACGATGGAGCAGCTGTCATCAGCAGGAAAACATCCGCCCAAGTGGACATCGTAGCCTGTAAATGTGCCTTAGACCTCCAGAGGAGAGTAACCACACCTTGTGTAGTAGTGTGCCAgaggggtgagagaggagatggCTTCATGTATAGTCTGCTAACACTGTGTGACTCACACAGACTGGAGTCATGCTTTGAGTTTAAGCTTCCTTATCAAATTAAGGGGGCTGCGTCCATCCTGCAGGGCCCCACAGTGTTGTGGAGCCACACTGGTCATGTCTTCTATACCTCTCCGCAGGCAGGAGAGGTGAGCCAGATTCCCCTGCAGTTGTCCCACAGTGTGTTTGGGGAACTCCCCCTCCTCAGAGGTCAGGTATTTGTTCTCGGGCTGCAAAATGAGTGCGATAAGCCCTCAGGCCCAACCCTGGGTTATTTCCCTCAGACTGGAGAAGCTTTCGATGGCGCTCAGATTTTACCTCACCCCTACATCGGCATCACACGCTGCATCTTGGTGCTCTCGGCCGAGAAAGTGGACGGGGCCCTGAAATCTGCTGTGGTTGCAGTAACTTCTCACCAGCAGCTTGTTTATTTCCAGAGTGGGGTTGTAAAAGACACATGTCACCTCCCCTTCCAGCAGCCAGAAGACATTCAGTTGGTCAACTGTGGAAGGAATGGCTGCCTGTTTGTCATATCCTTTCACCAGGGTCATGTTTGTGCTATATGGAAGGAAACACTTCAG ATAGCCTCTCAGTGGTCAGGTGTCAGCTCTGTCCATGTGGATGACTTCTTGGGATGTGGAACAGACCAGATCCTCTTGGTTTTTAAGGATGAGAGTGTAACAGGGCAGCAGCtagaaaatgtcctcatcacGGACCTCTGTGGTATTTCATATTCT CACGGACAGGATGCTTATGGTCCAAAGCAATCGTCTCCTCCACCAGAGAACAACCTTCTTACTCTTCAAGCCTTGGAGTCCAGACTACAG AGTGGACTGACCGTGCTTCAGGAGCTTCAAGGAGAAGTGAGAGTGAAGGACAGAGTTGTACATCAGGCAGTTCAAGCCCTGGCTGATGCAGTTTCTGGAAGAGAAGCTGTTCTCACACAACCCGAGCAG GAAGGTCTCGTCGCTCTGTGGGACTCTGATGATGAGTCAAAGGATGAGGCCTCGGATGACAAGATGCAGGACATGCCGGCAGTGTCTCCTGAACCTCACGTTGACAAGCTGTGGCATCGCGTTGCAGAGGACCGAATAGTTGTGGGGGTGATACTGACGGTGGACAGCGCatt ACCAGTGGCCAGTGTGAGCTTATCTATCCTGACAGAGACGGGCCAGGGCTCAACGCCTGCAGTCATCCAGACCCAGAGCCAAGTGTTATGGCTCCCCACACCTTGCccatcaccctcctcctccgcctccacgCCACCGGAGCCCGCAGCCAAAAGAAGCAAGCAGCACAACGCCGGCACACCCAATGATCTCAACACATGCAGAATGGCTGTGACTGCTGTGACCAGGCTGATTCCTCTGTTGAACTCTGGCTGTGTCAAGTGCCATGTTATGCTCCATTACGTCCAGAGACGAGATGCTTCTTCTTCCCTGAGCAGTCCAACACCGCTTGTTGTGCACTGCGGTCAAGTTTCTCTAGAAATCCACGGTGATTTTCAAACCCCACTGCTCAAAAACCCCAAATTCAAAACAG ATGAGGTTAAAGAGGACTTGCTGAGTTTGTTGACTGTGCTGGATCGCTGGGTCTTCCACATAGACTCTCCCGATCACAGCTTAGGTGATATAGACGGCTGGATTCGGAGAAGAGTGGGTTGTGAGAGGATAGAAGTGAGCCCTCAGTATCTACTGATCAATTCTTCGGGACCATCTGCTCTCATGCTGTCGCGCTGGAGCCAGATAACCCCTTTTCAGGGGGAACTCTCTGTCCACTCCAG CGAGTTACAGGTGCTTCAGTTCCTGGACTCTCTCCTGGCTTTCCTCCCTGCGTCCTGCTCTGTCCGGCCTGTCCACGGCACAAGAGGGCAGGGTGCtgctcaaacattttctttggcGTTGGAAAAAGAGGTGGTGTCGCTCAGAGATTCGGTGTCGTTGCTTCTGCacgacaaagaggaggaggatgataaGAGGAGGAGGTGCCGTGGACATGATGAGACCCCTCCTGAGCCTGGTTCTGTGGAGGCGCTGCAGAGGTGTAGGGAGGCATGGCAGCAGGACGTGGAGCGGAGTAGGACGAGGTTGAGCCCCCTGGTGGATGTGGGGCGGTATCGTAAGCTGACCCGAAGCGTTCTCGACGTCCAGCTTGATGGGGATTTGGCTGCTCTCTTAGAAATACAGAGGACTTTGCTCCACTAA